A genome region from Oncorhynchus masou masou isolate Uvic2021 chromosome 14, UVic_Omas_1.1, whole genome shotgun sequence includes the following:
- the fahd1 gene encoding acylpyruvase FAHD1, mitochondrial has protein sequence MTSRNVSRFWEWGKKIICVGRNYADHAKELNNVVPTEPVLFLKTPSSYLTEGSPILIPKYSNSVHHEIELGVVIGKGGTAIPQSSAMQHVAGYALCLDMTARDVQDDCKSKGLPWTLAKAFNTSCPVSEFIPKERIPDPGNVKIWLNVNGQMRQNGCTSQMIFSIPFLISYISEIITLEEGDLILTGTPKGVSAVQVHDELHAGIDDVVSMTFKVGRL, from the coding sequence ATGACTTCACGAAATGTATCTCGATTTTGGGAGTGGGGAAAGAAGATCATCTGTGTTGGGAGGAACTACGCCGACCATGCAAAGGAGCTGAATAACGTCGTCCCAACAGAGCCCGTGTTGTTCCTGAAGACTCCATCGTCATATCTGACAGAGGGCTCACCTATCCTCATTCCCAAATACTCCAACAGTGTACACCATGAAATCGAGTTGGGGGTGGTCATCGGGAAAGGAGGCACCGCTATCCCCCAATCATCCGCGATGCAACACGTCGCAGGATACGCTCTGTGTTTGGATATGACAGCTCGGGACGTCCAGGATGACTGCAAGTCTAAAGGTCTTCCGTGGACTCTGGCCAAAGCGTTCAACACATCTTGTCCCGTCAGTGAATTCATCCCCAAAGAGCGGATACCCGACCCGGGAAACGTGAAGATCTGGCTCAATGTGAACGGCCAGATGCGCCAGAATGGCTGCACCTCTCAGATGATTTTCTCCATTCCCTTTCTCATCAGCTACATCAGTGAGATCATCACCCTAGAAGAGGGGGATCTGATTCTCACAGGGACTCCCAAGGGTGTATCCGCTGTGCAGGTGCACGATGAACTACATGCTGGCATAGATGATGTTGTCAGCATGACTTTTAAAGTTGGCAGACTTTGA
- the hagh gene encoding hydroxyacylglutathione hydrolase, mitochondrial isoform X1 yields MFYRSLVASACTLGVLGAAATYKIAPAHVQAALLHKEAPDIPIRKSLLVEQSDMKVELLPALTDNYMYLLIDEESKEAAIIDPVEPVKVVEAIRKHGVRLTTVLTTHHHWDHAGGNEKMVRLVPGLTVYGGDDRVDALTKKVKHSNTFKVGSLTVKCLFTPCHTTGHICYLVTKDNSTEPPAVFTGDTLFVAGCGKFFEGTAEQMYRALIDVLGRLPPETRVYCGHEYTINNLKFARHVEPDNEVIKRKLAWAKEKVSNGEPTIPSTVAEEFKFNPFMRVKEKSVQEHAGQNDPVETMRSLRKEKDGFRVPKD; encoded by the exons ATGTTTTACAGGTCACTGGTAGCGAGTGCCTGCACTCTTGGCGTTCTTGGAGCCGCTGCAACGTACAAAATTG CCCCTGCGCACGTCCAAGCAGCCCTTCTACACAAGGAAGCTCCTGATATCCCGATAAGGAAGTCTTTACTGGTGGAGCAGAGCGACATGAAGGTAGAACTGCTGCCAGCCCTCACTGACAACTACATGTACCTTCTCATTGATGAGGAGTCAAAGGAAGCTGCCATCATAGACCCAGTTGAACCAGTGAAG GTTGTAGAAGCTATCAGAAAGCACGGTGTGAGACTTACAACAGTTCTGACCACCCATCACCATTG GGACCATGCGGGAGGCAATGAGAAGATGGTGAGGCTGGTGCCTGGTCTCACTGTGTACGGAGGAGATGACCGGGTGGATGCCCTCACTAAGAAAGTCAAACACTCCAACACATTCAAA GTTGGTTCACTTACAGTCAAGTGTTTGTTTACGCCATGCCACACCACTGGCCACATTTGCTACCTTGTGACCAAAGACAACAGCACTGAGCCTCCAGCTGTCTTCACAG GGGACACACTGTTTGTTGCTGGCTGTGGGAAGTTTTTTGAGGGTACAGCTGAACAGATGTACAGGGCATTGATAGACGTGCTGGGACGTCTGCCCCCTGAAACA CGTGTTTACTGTGGTCATGAGTACACCATCAACAATCTGAAGTTCGCTCGACATGTGGAGCCCGACAACGAGGTCATCAAGAGAAAACTAGCATGGGCAAAG GAGAAAGTCAGTAATGGAGAACCAACCATCCCCTCCACTGTGGCTGAAGAATTCAAATTCAACCCCTTTATGAGAGTGAA AGAGAAGTCTGTGCAAGAGCATGCTGGGCAGAATGACCCTGTTGAAACCATGAGGAGTCTCCGTAAGGAGAAAGATGGCTTCCGGGTCCCCAAGGACTGA
- the hagh gene encoding hydroxyacylglutathione hydrolase, mitochondrial isoform X2, with the protein MKVELLPALTDNYMYLLIDEESKEAAIIDPVEPVKVVEAIRKHGVRLTTVLTTHHHWDHAGGNEKMVRLVPGLTVYGGDDRVDALTKKVKHSNTFKVGSLTVKCLFTPCHTTGHICYLVTKDNSTEPPAVFTGDTLFVAGCGKFFEGTAEQMYRALIDVLGRLPPETRVYCGHEYTINNLKFARHVEPDNEVIKRKLAWAKEKVSNGEPTIPSTVAEEFKFNPFMRVKEKSVQEHAGQNDPVETMRSLRKEKDGFRVPKD; encoded by the exons ATGAAGGTAGAACTGCTGCCAGCCCTCACTGACAACTACATGTACCTTCTCATTGATGAGGAGTCAAAGGAAGCTGCCATCATAGACCCAGTTGAACCAGTGAAG GTTGTAGAAGCTATCAGAAAGCACGGTGTGAGACTTACAACAGTTCTGACCACCCATCACCATTG GGACCATGCGGGAGGCAATGAGAAGATGGTGAGGCTGGTGCCTGGTCTCACTGTGTACGGAGGAGATGACCGGGTGGATGCCCTCACTAAGAAAGTCAAACACTCCAACACATTCAAA GTTGGTTCACTTACAGTCAAGTGTTTGTTTACGCCATGCCACACCACTGGCCACATTTGCTACCTTGTGACCAAAGACAACAGCACTGAGCCTCCAGCTGTCTTCACAG GGGACACACTGTTTGTTGCTGGCTGTGGGAAGTTTTTTGAGGGTACAGCTGAACAGATGTACAGGGCATTGATAGACGTGCTGGGACGTCTGCCCCCTGAAACA CGTGTTTACTGTGGTCATGAGTACACCATCAACAATCTGAAGTTCGCTCGACATGTGGAGCCCGACAACGAGGTCATCAAGAGAAAACTAGCATGGGCAAAG GAGAAAGTCAGTAATGGAGAACCAACCATCCCCTCCACTGTGGCTGAAGAATTCAAATTCAACCCCTTTATGAGAGTGAA AGAGAAGTCTGTGCAAGAGCATGCTGGGCAGAATGACCCTGTTGAAACCATGAGGAGTCTCCGTAAGGAGAAAGATGGCTTCCGGGTCCCCAAGGACTGA
- the narfl gene encoding cytosolic Fe-S cluster assembly factor narfl isoform X2, whose translation MVSQFSGVLQLTDLDDFITPSQECVKPVKVEKKQGRSVAKIQIEDDGSYFQVKQDGGKQKLEKAKITLNDCLACSGCITSAESVLITQQSHEEIYRVLRNNKAGVAEQKVVVVSVSPQSRASLAARYGLSSSEAGRRLTAFFKGLGVHHVFDTSFSRTFSLLESQREFVERFYRKEQDKQALPMLASACPGWICYAEKTHGEFILPYVSSTRSPQQMMGSLVKGFFAGQQGLDPQQIYHVTVMPCYDKKLEASRPDFYLEEADTREVDCVITSGEVLKMLEEEKVLLSDVEPAPLDTMFSSVCGDELLGHAGSGSGGYLHHVFTHAARQLFGEEVKELTYNTLKNKDFQEVTLERDGVVVLRFAATYGFRNIQNLVQKLKRGKSPYHFVEVMACPSGCLNGGGQVKPLPEQNNKELLQQVEDLYKEERPLVPEEDQHVAELYQSWLQSVGEERARELLHTQYHAVDKATNGLLVKW comes from the exons ATGGTGTCCCAATTTAGCGGTGTTTTGCAGTTGACAGATCTAGATGATTTTATCACTCCTTCCCAG GAATGTGTGAAACCAGTCAAGGTGGAGAAGAAGCAAGGCAGATCTGTGGCTAAAATTCAAATAGAAGATGATGGGAGCTATTTCCAGGTTAAACAG GATGGTGGAAAGCAGAAGCTGGAGAAAGCTAAGATCACTCTGAATGACTGCCTGGCCTGCAGTGGCTGCATCACCTCAGCTGAGAGTGTCCTTATCACACAGCAGAGTCATGAAGAGATTTACAGGGTGCTACGCAACAacaag GCAGGTGTAGCAGAGcagaaggtggtggtggtgtctgtgtCCCCACAGTCCAGAGCCTCCCTGGCAGCACGCTACGGCCTGAGCAGCAGTGAGGCAGGCAGGAGGCTCACCGCCTTCTTCAAGGGTCTGG GGGTTCACCACGTGTTTGACACCAGCTTCAGCAGGACCTTCAGCCTGttggagagtcagagagagtttGTGGAGCGGTTCTATCGGAAGGAGCAAGACAAGCAGGCCCTGCCCATGCTGGCCTCTGCCTGCCCAG GTTGGATCTGCTATGCAGAGAAAACCCATGGAGAGTTCATCCTGCCCTACGTCAGCTCCACCCGCTCCCCACAGCAGATGATGGGCTCTCTGGTGAAGGGCTTCTTCGCTGGCCAGCAG ggcCTGGACCCACAGCAGATCTACCATGTGACTGTGATGCCCTGCTATGATAAGAAACTGGAGGCCTCCAGGCCTGACTTCTACCTGGAGGAGGCTGACACCAGAGAGGTGGACTGTGTCATCACTTCAG GAGAAGTtctgaagatgctagaggaagaGAAAGTGTTGCTCAGCGATGTGGAGCCAGCCCCATTAGATACAAT GttcagcagtgtgtgtggtgATGAGTTGCTGGGCCATGCAGGGAGCGGTTCAGGAGGATACCTCCATCACGTGTTCACACACGCTGCCAGACAGCTGTTTGGAGAGGAAGTGAAGGAGCTCACCTACAACACACTCAA GAACAAGGACTTCCAGGAGGTGACCCTGGAAAGGGACGGTGTGGTCGTGCTGCGTTTCGCCGCAACCTACGGTTTCCGCAACATCCAGAACCTGGTGCAGAAACTCAAAAGGGGAAAGTCACCCTACCACTTCGTAGAGGTCATGGCCTGTCCGTCAG gtTGTCTGAATGGGGGAGGCCAGGTGAAGCCCTTACCAGAGCAGAACAACAAGGAGTTGCTGCAGCAGGTGGAGGATCTGTACAAGGAGGAGCGCCCTCTAGTGCCAGAGGAGGACCAGCACGTGGCAGAGCTTTACCAGTCCTGGCTACAGagtgtaggagaggagagagccagGGAGCTGCTGCACACACAGTACCATGCAGTGGACAAGGCCACCAACGGACTCCTTGTCAAATGGTGA
- the narfl gene encoding cytosolic Fe-S cluster assembly factor narfl isoform X1, translated as MVSQFSGVLQLTDLDDFITPSQECVKPVKVEKKQGRSVAKIQIEDDGSYFQVKQDGGKQKLEKAKITLNDCLACSGCITSAESVLITQQSHEEIYRVLRNNKQAGVAEQKVVVVSVSPQSRASLAARYGLSSSEAGRRLTAFFKGLGVHHVFDTSFSRTFSLLESQREFVERFYRKEQDKQALPMLASACPGWICYAEKTHGEFILPYVSSTRSPQQMMGSLVKGFFAGQQGLDPQQIYHVTVMPCYDKKLEASRPDFYLEEADTREVDCVITSGEVLKMLEEEKVLLSDVEPAPLDTMFSSVCGDELLGHAGSGSGGYLHHVFTHAARQLFGEEVKELTYNTLKNKDFQEVTLERDGVVVLRFAATYGFRNIQNLVQKLKRGKSPYHFVEVMACPSGCLNGGGQVKPLPEQNNKELLQQVEDLYKEERPLVPEEDQHVAELYQSWLQSVGEERARELLHTQYHAVDKATNGLLVKW; from the exons ATGGTGTCCCAATTTAGCGGTGTTTTGCAGTTGACAGATCTAGATGATTTTATCACTCCTTCCCAG GAATGTGTGAAACCAGTCAAGGTGGAGAAGAAGCAAGGCAGATCTGTGGCTAAAATTCAAATAGAAGATGATGGGAGCTATTTCCAGGTTAAACAG GATGGTGGAAAGCAGAAGCTGGAGAAAGCTAAGATCACTCTGAATGACTGCCTGGCCTGCAGTGGCTGCATCACCTCAGCTGAGAGTGTCCTTATCACACAGCAGAGTCATGAAGAGATTTACAGGGTGCTACGCAACAacaag CAGGCAGGTGTAGCAGAGcagaaggtggtggtggtgtctgtgtCCCCACAGTCCAGAGCCTCCCTGGCAGCACGCTACGGCCTGAGCAGCAGTGAGGCAGGCAGGAGGCTCACCGCCTTCTTCAAGGGTCTGG GGGTTCACCACGTGTTTGACACCAGCTTCAGCAGGACCTTCAGCCTGttggagagtcagagagagtttGTGGAGCGGTTCTATCGGAAGGAGCAAGACAAGCAGGCCCTGCCCATGCTGGCCTCTGCCTGCCCAG GTTGGATCTGCTATGCAGAGAAAACCCATGGAGAGTTCATCCTGCCCTACGTCAGCTCCACCCGCTCCCCACAGCAGATGATGGGCTCTCTGGTGAAGGGCTTCTTCGCTGGCCAGCAG ggcCTGGACCCACAGCAGATCTACCATGTGACTGTGATGCCCTGCTATGATAAGAAACTGGAGGCCTCCAGGCCTGACTTCTACCTGGAGGAGGCTGACACCAGAGAGGTGGACTGTGTCATCACTTCAG GAGAAGTtctgaagatgctagaggaagaGAAAGTGTTGCTCAGCGATGTGGAGCCAGCCCCATTAGATACAAT GttcagcagtgtgtgtggtgATGAGTTGCTGGGCCATGCAGGGAGCGGTTCAGGAGGATACCTCCATCACGTGTTCACACACGCTGCCAGACAGCTGTTTGGAGAGGAAGTGAAGGAGCTCACCTACAACACACTCAA GAACAAGGACTTCCAGGAGGTGACCCTGGAAAGGGACGGTGTGGTCGTGCTGCGTTTCGCCGCAACCTACGGTTTCCGCAACATCCAGAACCTGGTGCAGAAACTCAAAAGGGGAAAGTCACCCTACCACTTCGTAGAGGTCATGGCCTGTCCGTCAG gtTGTCTGAATGGGGGAGGCCAGGTGAAGCCCTTACCAGAGCAGAACAACAAGGAGTTGCTGCAGCAGGTGGAGGATCTGTACAAGGAGGAGCGCCCTCTAGTGCCAGAGGAGGACCAGCACGTGGCAGAGCTTTACCAGTCCTGGCTACAGagtgtaggagaggagagagccagGGAGCTGCTGCACACACAGTACCATGCAGTGGACAAGGCCACCAACGGACTCCTTGTCAAATGGTGA